Proteins encoded by one window of Paenibacillus sp. DCT19:
- a CDS encoding DsbA family protein, producing the protein MTNKDISLIYVWDAYCGWCYGFSNSLRTFHQNHLELPIEVLSGGLFIDDRSQAMAAYPHIPEANKRIAQLTGAEFGAPYNKLVNDGTFIMDSEAAAIGFSALRSLAPEQEVNLAAAMQRAFYYEGKSLSDIQTYQDIAKQLNLDEQKVIDRIINPETRDLVQQEFVAASNLGARSYPTLFLKKDNTLYPLGGGAMTADKLEENYAQLI; encoded by the coding sequence ATGACAAATAAGGATATTTCTCTAATCTATGTGTGGGATGCATATTGTGGATGGTGTTATGGATTCTCCAATAGCCTACGGACATTTCATCAAAATCACTTAGAATTACCGATCGAAGTGTTGTCGGGTGGTCTTTTTATAGATGATCGCAGTCAAGCAATGGCAGCATATCCACATATTCCAGAAGCCAATAAACGAATTGCTCAGCTTACTGGCGCGGAGTTTGGTGCTCCGTACAATAAACTTGTAAATGACGGTACATTTATTATGGATAGTGAGGCAGCGGCTATTGGATTTTCCGCTTTACGTTCCTTGGCACCAGAACAAGAAGTGAATCTAGCGGCTGCAATGCAGCGTGCATTTTATTATGAGGGTAAGAGTCTCAGTGATATACAAACGTATCAAGACATTGCCAAGCAACTCAATCTGGATGAGCAGAAAGTGATCGATAGAATTATAAATCCAGAGACACGAGATCTTGTCCAGCAAGAATTCGTAGCAGCTAGTAACCTTGGGGCGAGAAGTTACCCAACTCTTTTCTTGAAAAAAGATAATACCTTGTATCCTTTAGGCGGCGGCGCAATGACCGCTGATAAGTTAGAAGAAAATTATGCTCAGTTAATCTGA